TTCAAATAAGGAATGCAAAACACTGATGTATTTTTCAGAAGAAAGATATTCTTTGTTGAGCTGCTTAATGTACCGACACACCTCCTTAATGCTCTCTGAGGTGTTATGTGTGGATTTTAGAAGACCTTTTAAAAGTCTCTGATTGTCCTCTAAACAGATCCCCAACAGTAAGTGAAGGAATAAACTAAAATGTCCATTCCTGCTTTTAAGAACTGTTTTCACCGCACGCTTCAGTGAACCTTTGAGGCAGGAAATGGGCTCCAAGGCCATCTGATCGCTGTAGCAGGCGAAAATATGAAGCGCTGCCAGAAACTGCTGgatgcacagatgcacaaagCAGTAGACCTTCCTCTGCTGAAACACAAATTCTTCTAGGAAGATTTTGTTACACACACCAGAGTGCATGGCAGCTTCACTGACATCAATGCCAAAACTTCTCAGGTCCTCTTCATACAAAACAAGGTTGCCTTTCTGTAGATTTTTAAAAGCGAGCCTCGCTAGCCTCCAAGTGATTTGTTTCTGAAATTCCGCAAATTTGCATGGTTTGGTTCCATTATGACACGTTTGATCTTTCCCAGCTGTCTGGGTGAGCAAGAAGCGTATGAAAACCTCAGTCAGCGTTCGGGGCAGGTCTTGGGCGTGGTCCTCTTTCAGCATCTCCTGAAGCACAGTGGATAAAATCCAACAGAAGAATGGAATGTGCCACAGGATGTGGAGACTCCAGGATGCTTTAATGTGGGAGATTATTCTGTCAGCCTGACTCTCATCTGTAATGCTCTTCCTGAGGTACTCTTCTTGCTGTGACGGGTTGAATCCTAGTATTTCTGTTACCTGGCTGACGCACTGAGAGGGAATTTGCCTGACTGCTGCTGGTCGTGAGGTTATCCAGATTTGTGCAGTGGGAAGAAGAGTTCCCTGAATGAGACTTGATATCAGAAGATCCACTGACGTTTTTTGTTTCACATCTGATACCAACAAAATGGGCTTGAAATTAAAAGTAATTAGGCCATCGTCCAATCcatcaaaaataaacaaaacctgACAGCCTTCGTACAGTTCCCCATTCCTCAGCTGCTTCAATTCGGGATAGAAGTCAAGCAAGAGGTTGTGAAGGCTATACACATCATCCCTGACCGCAGTCAGTGCGGGGACAGAGAGTGGAAATATAAAATCTACATTCTGGTTGGCTACCCCATTTGTCCAGTCGAGAATAAACTTCTGAACTGAGACTGTTTTTCCGATGCCAGCAACACCTTTGGTGATTATAGTTCTGATTTGCTTGTCCAGTCCATCTAAGGGATTGAAGAGGTCATTGGGGTTAATTTGTACACCTTCAGTGGTTCTTGCTTTGGAGACTGTCGCCACCTGCCAAATTTCAGGTTCTTCATCTGCCTCGTTGCCTTCTTCCTCTGTATTATAGAGCTCTGTGTGGACGTAGTGTAGTGTCTCAGCTGCCGACTTAATACCGCCATCAGATACATGCTGAAGTCCTCTTCTCAGATTAGTTTTATGGGCTTCTATCACTCTCTTCAGATTACCTGTTAAGAATATTTTTAAATAAATTACAAACAAAATGAGTTGAGAAACTATCAATCttagcataaataaataaataaataaagagtaataaataaataaagagtacATTCTGTAATATATGAAATCTCTGTTTTATGTCATACACTTACATGCTGACTCCTGGTCCATATGCTTTCACCAATTCACTCCTCCTATCCATCCATAGACTGACCCAGAATCCAGCTGTCTGtaaacacacaacatgcacataaAGGCAGAGTTTCATAATGATACATCTAGTTTACTCCGTGAAACACTAGCCCGTTTTGATATGTCCTATGGGCACTGAAGTAGAGCTACGTAGGGCTACTGTAAACTCTACTAGTCCTGTATAATGTCTTATAggtatatttattggtatttgCTGAAACACAATGGCAATGCATGGCTTAGCGGAGTGTTAGCTAGTGATAATATTCAGGGAGAAACAACATGAAACACAACAGCTATCCAAGTATGAATTATGTGATATTAAATtattaccaaaaaaaaatatattgaaaaaaCTATATTTGAAAATGACCAATATCTatctagcctgcaatgtcatgaataacaactaaaataaaattatggtgttcttgagtcatttcagagataatgtgaCTGTATATTGCcattaacattaaaacatccctGCAACCTAGGCTAGGCTTCTTCATGGTCAACACCAAAAGCACAATATGATGCATTGCACAGTTTCCAAAATGACCTCTCAAAACCACCCATGGGTGCGCCAGACCCCCCTCTGATGACTAGAGTAGACTAACATGGGTGTTGCTGAGGACGTAAGGGCAGGGTGAAATACCAAATATGGCCACAAGATGGCATCACAACATTTTTTATAAGCCTTTTCTAATCTTATTGCACTTCACACAATAGTTTAAGGATATTATGAGAGAGTTAGTGGATGTCATATATAGTGCTTGTTTCACTTCAGAGATTTTTTAGAATAGGTAGACAATAATATTGGGTGATTTAGAATAGAAACCCCATTCTGTGTTTAACACGTAATGGAGTCACTGTTTACACTGTGCCTCACATGTTTGGAACAAAGACAATTCATGGTTCGCTTTGGTTGAGGAGGTGCAATAGTCTTGATAGGCATCGCCAGTCAGTGGaaaaaataattgttttttttagatTACTTATTCACGGGGCATCCTCACCTCAGAGACATAATAGGACCCAATAGCACCACTCATTTACTATTTGTAATTATGGGTGTAATAGCGTAATTACACAAGTGCATGAAATACAGGAATAAATGCTTGAAGCTCGGTGCCCAATATCTCCAGCCCAGTATCCAAAATTGTGTGTCGAGTTTGATCTGAAATTGATGTGTGACATCAACTGCATATGGATGCGATATGGATAGTGTAActacacacttaaaaaaaacatgcatgacccACTCACACAAGTAGACATAATGACTACACTACCACTAAAAATCATTCTTGCCCCTCCTCCACAGATCTCATCATCAGAAAGGTATGTAGGGCCCTATCGTGGCTCTCAGGGTTGGCTCTAAAGGCTCTAaaggcactgggttgctacgcaggtgaccggggttcgattccggcctgggtcatttgccgattcctTCCCTATCGCTCTCTCCCAGTCACCTTCCGTCTGCTCTCATACTGTCGTATCtgaaaataaaggcccaaaaagcctaGACAAAGACACGACAAACAAAGATAAGAAAAACATGTAGTAGAACATGAATGGAACCTGTTTCTGTTCAAATCCAGTTGTTCCAGATAGACAGATAGGACTAGAGGTTTCAATCAGGTGCTTTGTGAGcaagtagttgtagtagtagtgtgCTTCAGACAGCCCATCACCACAACTTTGGAAGTATGGAGGACCCCCccaatttttgtctttttcttattCCCTCACTCTCATCTTCGGTCTTTTTGTTGCCCTGCGTTAGTGAGCTGTGTGTTAATCATACTGTTGCACTTTGTGACCAGTAGATGGCAGTGAAAGACCATATATAAATCTGAGtaagtaagagagacagagatcagTGACAGTGATCACATGACAAAAAATGAAACTTAGACACTGAATCGAGCTGAAGGCAGCTGTAGTGCGTAATATGAGATGTAATCAACACACTTGTCATTTTtcgtttaaagga
This genomic interval from Engraulis encrasicolus isolate BLACKSEA-1 unplaced genomic scaffold, IST_EnEncr_1.0 scaffold_852_np1212, whole genome shotgun sequence contains the following:
- the LOC134444917 gene encoding NACHT, LRR and PYD domains-containing protein 3-like; translation: MDQESACNLKRVIEAHKTNLRRGLQHVSDGGIKSAAETLHYVHTELYNTEEEGNEADEEPEIWQVATVSKARTTEGVQINPNDLFNPLDGLDKQIRTIITKGVAGIGKTVSVQKFILDWTNGVANQNVDFIFPLSVPALTAVRDDVYSLHNLLLDFYPELKQLRNGELYEGCQVLFIFDGLDDGLITFNFKPILLVSDVKQKTSVDLLISSLIQGTLLPTAQIWITSRPAAVRQIPSQCVSQVTEILGFNPSQQEEYLRKSITDESQADRIISHIKASWSLHILWHIPFFCWILSTVLQEMLKEDHAQDLPRTLTEVFIRFLLTQTAGKDQTCHNGTKPCKFAEFQKQITWRLARLAFKNLQKGNLVLYEEDLRSFGIDVSEAAMHSGVCNKIFLEEFVFQQRKVYCFVHLCIQQFLAALHIFACYSDQMALEPISCLKGSLKRAVKTVLKSRNGHFSLFLHLLLGICLEDNQRLLKGLLKSTHNTSESIKEVCRYIKQLNKEYLSSEKYISVLHSLFEVNDDSIYEESQQYLKSSNGVKDELSPAHCSAMGHMLIMTDKVLDEFDLKTYNTSDEGRRRLLLALSCSRTARLCGCKLNRMACETVRKCLQSPNYLVLLDLSHSGLGDSGVQLLAAGLTNPHCKLQILSLVDCELSHESCKILASMLLSVTFLKELDLSHNDIQDSGVQHLSKELASLNCKLQVLRLSGCLISEQGCTFLATALTSNPSHLKELHLNYNHPGESGRKLLSTLGNNKLETLVMDHCENTRLRRGVRKYTRDLTVNENSAHKMVSYAAKEITSFDQEQPYPDHPERFDWWLQWLCNESNTGRCYWEVEWSGVGVYIAVVYNSMERKGESGNSMLGKNSKSWSLYCSQDKDSHSYSAWHNDKEIVLPVFPSCSTRVGVYLDWPAGILSFYSVSSDTLAHLHTFNATFTEPLYPGFGIFPKSTVRLCQI